A window of the Chloroflexota bacterium genome harbors these coding sequences:
- a CDS encoding EamA family transporter, with protein sequence MDSHPAPRPRLLIEPLAATLLWGGVFTAAKIGLRDIPALSFITLRILIATAVLAVLVLHTRSLRLHRPAWRALILAGLAQTSFQYLLFQAINRTSASISAILLATAPLMTAGWLVAARRERLGSRQWLGLGLGIVGVALVVQTDQAAPASITLTGNLLALGSAVAWAWYGLAIGPLARATGSLSATAATLAIAGMLLLPLSIPELRSVAWDHVSVAAWAGTLYGSLLGLVLATILWVRSIHRWGTQPTMTYSYVEPVAAVVIAAIVLGEALHPIQGMGALLALAGVFLASSPKA encoded by the coding sequence ATGGATAGCCACCCGGCACCGCGCCCGCGTCTTCTGATCGAGCCGCTCGCCGCCACGCTTCTCTGGGGCGGAGTGTTTACCGCGGCCAAGATTGGCTTGCGGGACATCCCGGCGCTGAGCTTCATCACCCTTCGCATTCTGATCGCGACGGCGGTGCTCGCGGTCCTGGTCCTCCACACGCGGTCCCTCCGCCTCCACCGGCCAGCATGGCGAGCGCTCATCCTGGCTGGTTTGGCCCAGACCAGCTTTCAGTACCTCCTGTTCCAGGCCATCAACCGAACCAGCGCGAGCATCAGCGCGATCCTCCTGGCAACCGCGCCTCTCATGACGGCCGGTTGGCTCGTCGCAGCGCGGCGTGAGCGGCTCGGCTCGCGTCAATGGCTCGGGCTGGGTCTGGGAATCGTCGGCGTGGCGCTCGTGGTCCAGACCGACCAGGCCGCCCCGGCAAGCATCACCCTCACGGGCAATCTCCTCGCTCTCGGCTCGGCAGTCGCGTGGGCCTGGTACGGCTTGGCGATCGGACCCCTCGCCCGGGCCACCGGCTCCCTGAGCGCGACCGCCGCGACGCTCGCCATCGCTGGGATGCTGCTCCTACCCCTCAGCATTCCGGAGCTCCGATCGGTCGCGTGGGACCACGTGTCCGTCGCGGCCTGGGCCGGCACCCTATATGGCTCACTCCTGGGGCTGGTCCTCGCGACGATCCTCTGGGTCCGCTCCATCCACCGGTGGGGCACTCAGCCCACGATGACCTACAGCTATGTCGAGCCCGTTGCCGCCGTCGTCATCGCGGCGATCGTCCTGGGGGAGGCGCTCCATCCCATCCAGGGCATGGGAGCGCTGCTGGCCCTGGCCGGCGTCTTCCTCGCATCGAGCCCGAAGGCGTGA
- a CDS encoding HAMP domain-containing sensor histidine kinase, whose translation MFRPARIHPVFHYAIAVVAAAGAFEIELWLRQSALDRDLFVLSYGAVLISAWLGGLGPGFLAIGVSSALTFVLLLSPAYSVSVELDDFLRIGIFIFIALLTSSLVNGERRALARAEEALLTRSNLMAELSHDLKGPLTVIKSTAELLQRQLARSGPASTGFANRLETIERASARIAEQIDELLDAARLDAGQALDLNRAPMDLVALVESLVEEHCDEPSGCTIHVDHAGMSELVGAWDEARVSRVVDNLLSNAIKYSPHGADIAVRLRSEDGWAILEVEDHGIGIARRDLPHVFERFWRGTNAALAASGAGVGLASARDVVELHGGRIAVESAEGAGSTFTVSLPLSAHPPGEAAGSLTA comes from the coding sequence GTGTTCCGCCCCGCTCGCATCCATCCCGTTTTTCACTATGCCATCGCGGTCGTGGCCGCGGCTGGCGCATTCGAAATCGAATTGTGGCTGAGACAGTCGGCCCTTGACCGCGACCTGTTTGTGTTGTCCTACGGCGCGGTGCTCATCAGCGCCTGGCTCGGCGGTTTGGGCCCGGGGTTCCTTGCGATCGGCGTCTCATCTGCCCTTACGTTCGTCTTGCTGCTGTCTCCGGCGTACTCGGTCAGCGTCGAGCTGGATGATTTTCTGCGGATTGGCATCTTCATCTTCATCGCGCTGCTGACCAGCTCGCTGGTCAATGGCGAGCGGCGCGCGCTCGCCCGCGCCGAGGAAGCCCTACTGACTCGTAGCAACCTGATGGCGGAGTTGTCGCACGATCTCAAGGGGCCGCTCACCGTCATCAAGTCGACCGCGGAGCTGCTGCAACGGCAGCTTGCGCGATCGGGCCCCGCATCCACCGGCTTCGCGAACCGCCTCGAGACCATCGAGCGCGCATCGGCGCGGATCGCGGAGCAGATCGACGAGCTGTTGGACGCGGCTCGGCTGGATGCCGGCCAGGCCCTCGATCTGAATCGCGCACCGATGGACTTGGTGGCCCTGGTCGAATCCCTCGTCGAAGAACATTGCGATGAGCCGAGTGGCTGCACTATTCACGTCGATCACGCCGGAATGTCGGAGCTGGTCGGCGCGTGGGACGAGGCGCGCGTGTCGCGAGTGGTCGATAATCTGCTCTCCAACGCCATCAAATACAGTCCCCACGGGGCCGACATCGCGGTTCGCCTGCGGAGCGAAGACGGGTGGGCGATCCTTGAGGTCGAGGACCACGGGATCGGGATTGCCCGCAGGGACCTGCCCCACGTTTTCGAACGCTTCTGGCGCGGGACGAATGCCGCGCTGGCAGCATCGGGCGCGGGCGTGGGCCTGGCGAGCGCTCGCGATGTGGTCGAGCTGCACGGCGGGCGAATCGCCGTCGAGAGCGCTGAAGGGGCCGGGAGCACATTTACCGTGTCGCTACCGCTGTCCGCCCATCCGCCCGGCGAGGCCGCCGGGTCGCTCACGGCGTGA